The DNA window TTGTTTGGGATCTTCGCGGGCGGGGCGTTGGCGGGAGAGGTTCGGGATATCGCGGTGGGGATCGGAAACGCCTTTGAACCTTACGCCTATATCGACGAAAACAACCAGCCGGCGGGCTATGACGTGGCGGTGCTCAAGGCGGCCAACGAGCGCCTTCCTCAGTACAAGTTCGTCTTCGAATCCCTGGAGTTCAGGAATCTCCTGCTGGGTATTGACGCGGGTAAACTCGACATCGCCAGCCAGCAGTTCGAAACCAACCCGGAAAGAGCGGAGAAGTACCTTTTCGCCACAGAGGGCTTCGCCAACTACGACAAGCGCATTGTCGTGAAAAAGGGGCGGACCGACATCAAGTCCATCGACGACCTGGCGGGGAAGAAGTTGGCGGTTACGGGAGGAAGCAACTCGGCTGCCATCGCGGAAAAGTACAACGCGGAGCACCCCGACAAAAAAATCGACATCGTCTACGAGGGGAGCAATCAGGTCGCTTATGACAATATCGTCAACGGCAGAATTGACGCCGGCGTCATGACCAGAAGGGTCTTCAACCGCACCAACGACGCTTTCGGGGGCGGACTGGGCATCGTGGAGGAGAACCTCTTCAGCAAGTCCGACGCCTATTTTGTGCTCGCGAAAAAGGAAACTCAGTTACGAGATGACATTGACG is part of the Synergistaceae bacterium genome and encodes:
- a CDS encoding transporter substrate-binding domain-containing protein; translation: MKKVTKKIFAGAVLMVLFGIFAGGALAGEVRDIAVGIGNAFEPYAYIDENNQPAGYDVAVLKAANERLPQYKFVFESLEFRNLLLGIDAGKLDIASQQFETNPERAEKYLFATEGFANYDKRIVVKKGRTDIKSIDDLAGKKLAVTGGSNSAAIAEKYNAEHPDKKIDIVYEGSNQVAYDNIVNGRIDAGVMTRRVFNRTNDAFGGGLGIVEENLFSKSDAYFVLAKKETQLRDDIDAALRELKKDGTLSKISAQYTGGDYTAE